One window of Scheffersomyces stipitis CBS 6054 chromosome 1, whole genome shotgun sequence genomic DNA carries:
- the TRP5 gene encoding tryptophan synthetase (tryptophan synthetase (TRPB)) has translation MSALLKETFARCKKEGRNALVNFITAGYPTIEDTVPILKSMQDAGVDIIELGIPFSDPIADGPTIQAANNVALDNGITVPKCLDLVKQAREQGVTVPIILMGYYNPILKYGEIKLIEDSARVGANGFIVVDLPPEEAIKFRSSCARYGLSYVPLVAPATTDERLKVLGEIADSFIYVVSKMGTTGASKSVSSGITELCARVRKFAGSTPIAVGFGVSTREHFLTVGESADGVVIGSRIVTLIGESKPGERGVTAYKYVKSILGEGFSVNAPTSFSRAVVIDGTETKPVLEEDHKFNPKFGEFGGQYVPEALHTCLAELEKGFESAVADPEFWKEFKDLYSYIGRPSSLHRAERLTEYAGGAQIWLKREDLNHTGSHKINNALAQVLIAKRLGKKKIIAETGAGQHGVATATACAKFGLECTVFMGAEDVRRQALNVFRMRILGAKVVAVTNGTQTLRDATSEAFRFWVSNLESTHYVVGSAIGPHPYPTLVRTFQSVIGQETKEQFKTLNGGKLPNAVVACVGGGSNSTGMFSPFEHDTEVKMLGVEAGGDGLDTDRHSATLTAGIPGVFHGVKTYVLQDSDGQVHDTHSVSAGLDYPGVGPELAFWKSTGRADFVAATDAQALIGFKLLSQLEGIIPALESSHAIYGGVELAKTMPKDQHIVINVSGRGDKDVQSVAEVLPKLGEQIGWDLRFEADPTK, from the coding sequence ATGTCTGCTTTATTGAAAGAAACTTTTGCTAGGTGTAAAAAAGAGGGACGAAATGCTTTGGTCAACTTCATTACTGCTGGTTACCCTACTATTGAGGACACAGTTccaatcttgaagagcaTGCAAGATGCCGGTGTAGACATCATTGAATTGGGTATCCCATTCTCCGACCCAATTGCTGATGGTCCAACCATCCAAGCTGCTAATAATGTCGCGTTGGACAACGGAATCACCGTCCCAAAGTGCTTGGACTTGGTCAAGCAAGCAAGAGAACAAGGTGTCACTGTTCCAATCATATTGATGGGTTACTACAATCCAATCTTAAAGTACGGtgaaatcaagttgattgagGACTCTGCAAGGGTAGGTGCTAACGGTTTCATTGTCGTCGACTTGCCTCCTGAGGAAGCCATCAAGTTCAGATCGTCTTGTGCACGTTATGGATTGTCTTATGTTCCTTTGGTTGCCCCTGCCACTACTGATGAAAGATTGAAGGTCTTGGGAGAAATCGCAGATTCCTTTATCTACGTAGTTTCTAAGATGGGTACCACTGGTGCTTCcaaatctgtttcttcCGGTATCACTGAGTTGTGTGCTAGAGTTAGAAAATTTGCCGGCTCTACCCCAATTGCCGTAGGTTTCGGTGTGTCTACAAGAGAGCATTTCTTAACTGTTGGTGAGAGCGCTGATGGTGTGGTTATTGGTTCTAGAATCGTGACCTTAATTGGTGAATCTAAGCCAGGTGAAAGAGGTGTGACCGCTTACAAGTATGTCAAATCCATTTTAGGTGAAGGCTTTTCCGTCAATGCgccaacttctttctctcGGGCTGTAGTTATAGATGGAACTGAAACTAAgccagttcttgaagagGACCACAAGTTCAACCCAAAATTTGGTGAATTTGGTGGTCAATATGTTCCTGAAGCATTGCACACTTGTTTGGCTGAATTGGAGAAAGGATTTGAAAGCGCAGTTGCTGATCCCGAGTTCTGGAAGGAATTCAAGGACTTGTACTCTTACATTGGAAGACCATCTTCTTTGCATAGGGCCGAAAGATTGACTGAATATGCCGGAGGCGCTCAGATCTGgttgaagagagaagatTTGAACCATACTGGTTCtcacaagatcaacaatgCCTTGGCTCAAGTGTTAATTGCTAAGAGATTAggtaagaagaagattattGCTGAGACTGGTGCTGGTCAGCATGGTGTTGCTACTGCTACTGCATGTGCTAAGTTTGGATTGGAATGTACCGTTTTCATGGGAGCCGAAGATGTAAGACGTCAAGCCTTGAATGTGTTCAGAATGAGAATCTTGGGTGCAAAGGTTGTTGCTGTCACTAATGGTACCCAAACATTGAGAGATGCGACTTCTGAAGCCTTCAGATTCTGGGTATCAAACTTAGAGTCAACGCACTATGTTGTCGGTTCAGCAATTGGACCACATCCATACCCAACCTTGGTTAGAACCTTCCAAAGTGTTATTGGtcaagaaaccaaagaGCAGTTTAAGACTTTAAACGGCGGTAAGTTACCAAACGCCGTTGTTGCTTGTGTCGGCGGTGGTTCGAACTCCACTGGTATGTTCTCTCCTTTTGAACACGATACTGAAGTCAAAATGTTAGGTGTCGAAGCTGGTGGTGACGGCTTAGACACTGATCGCCATTCTGCAACTTTGACGGCAGGTATTCCAGGTGTGTTCCATGGTGTCAAAACTTACGTTCTTCAGGACAGTGATGGACAGGTTCATGACACTCATTCAGTTTCTGCGGGTTTAGACTATCCTGGCGTAGGTCCAGAATTGGCATTTTGGAAGAGCACTGGTCGTGCTGACTTCGTTGCTGCTACAGATGCTCAGGCATTGATCGGATTTAAATTATTGTCCCAATTGGAGGGTATAATTCCAGCTTTGGAGTCTTCTCACGCTATTTATGGTGGTGTTGAGTTGGCTAAGACTATGCCAAAGGATCAACACATTGTTATCAATGTTTCAGGACGTGGTGACAAGGATGTGCAAAGTGTTGCCGAAGTTTTACCGAAGTTAGGCGAGCAGATTGGCTGGGACTTGAGATTCGAAGCCGATCCTACGAAGTAA
- a CDS encoding predicted protein, which yields MSSLSSPSTKLPDLIKIDDITSGKIDPSLIFNELERLKVEINILRNDMSLLVKALATIPPDQSQQEYYRVVVSRLKSVQTSIKDYCAKYNKLLPIINLAQIKLGHEVEIIPQNPTGPSKPTGSRLSVKRSNSIHKSNSTNDGTNGGTVNQPIVI from the exons ATGTCGAGTCTAAGTTCTCCATCCACAAAACTACCAGATCTTATCAAGATAGATGATATTACTTCAGGCAAAATAGACCCCAGCCTTATATTCAATGAGCTTGAAAGGTTGAAAGTTGAGATAAACATCTTGCGAAATGACATGTCCTTATTAGTAAAGGCATTGGCAACCATTCCACCAGATCAATCACAACAGGAATACTACCGAGTGGTAGTTCTGCGATTGAAGTCGGTCCAAACTAGCATCAAGGACTACTGTGCAAAGTACAACAAGCTCCTTCCAATAATAAATCTAGCCCAAATTAAATTAGGACATGAGGTGGAGATTATTCCCCAGAACCCTACAGGTCCCTCTAAGCCAACAGGAAGTCGTTTATCA gtCAAGAGAAGCAATTCGATACACAAGAGTAATTCTACAAATGACGGTACAAACGGAGGCACGGTTAATCAGCCAATAGTTATTTAG
- a CDS encoding predicted protein, whose amino-acid sequence MEEERKEEGSKLLKQFDPNYTTSRGERNNSFSDQSYSTKKSYNQNNRESSRGGRWRAYSNRNSDFNRSRNSNDEDKNFFQNQAAEEIARSKQRALRFSNDDKKFEKQREYGFVSRGEDNRLQKSSNERESYFKQILMNFIEYCSSNTSSTLSDKISHFIEKDELSELTADTNNSGESLKHSITIDTILNSLRKLREALLFAIPNEFSKKVFLFSIRISAAIGHHQTYIPCIMYLLSYYKANKESVVTMEEVEEITTLLVLHLAHFNNSNSKALRLYFEYLHKIDNSKTGKTFEVLQSWIYRDYYSWMKHYNMETDNAKASIMKFGLSTMVKHVIDCVSKSYFTITKHQLEQTLLPRGYTYESLVESYNLTWKGDEKNNQVIIVRDRTTRK is encoded by the coding sequence ATGGAAGAGGAAAGGAAGGAAGAAGGTTCAAAGCTCTTAAAACAGTTCGATCCCAACTATACCACCTCCCGAGGTGAGAGAAACAATTCGTTTAGTGATCAgtcatattcaacaaagaagtcTTACAACCAAAACAATAGAGAAAGCAGCAGAGGTGGTCGATGGCGAGCGTATTCTAACAGAAATAGCGATTTCAACAGATCTAGGAATTCtaatgatgaagataagaaTTTTTTCCAGAATCAAGCAGCTGAGGAGATAGCGAGATCCAAGCAGAGAGCGCTAAGATTTTCCAATGAtgacaagaagttcgaaAAGCAGAGGGAATACGGATTTGTCAGTAGGGGTGAAGATAATCGGTTGCAGAAGAGCTCCAATGAGAGAGAGAGTTACTTCAAACAGATATTGATGAACTTCATTGAGTATTGCAGTTCtaatacttcttctacattaAGTGATAAGATATCTCACTTTATAGAGAAAGACGAACTTCTGGAGCTTACAGCGGATACCAATAACAGTGGAGAATCTTTGAAGCACCTGATAACCATAGATACGATATTGAATTCACTCCGAAAACTACGAGAGGCACTCTTGTTTGCTATACCTAACGAATTTTCTAAAAAGGTGTTCTTGTTTTCCATCAGAATCTCGGCAGCTATAGGGCATCACCAAACCTATATCCCTTGCATAATGTATTTGCTTTCGTATTACAAAGCAAACAAGGAGTCTGTGGTCACTATGGAAGAGGTGGAAGAAATTACTACTTTGTTGGTTCTACATCTAGCACATTTCAATAACTCAAATTCCAAAGCTCTCAGACTCTACTTCGAGTACCTTCATAAGATTGACAATAGCAAGACAGGTAAAACTTTTGAAGTGCTACAGAGCTGGATCTATCGTGACTATTATAGCTGGATGAAGCACTATAACATGGAAACCGACAATGCCAAAGCGTCGATTATGAAGTTTGGATTGCTGACGATGGTTAAACATGTCATCGATTGTGTGAGCAAATCGTATTTTACTATAACAAAGCATCAGCTTGAACAAACCCTTCTTCCACGAGGATACACGTACGAGTCCCTTGTTGAAAGTTACAATTTAACCTGGAAGGGCGACGAGAAGAACAACCAAGTTATCATAGTTAGAGATAGAACCACTCGAAAATAG
- the CMD1 gene encoding calmodulin codes for MAEKLSEQQIAEFREAFSLFDKDKDGKITTKELGTVMRSLGQNPSESELTDMINEVDVNSDGSVDFPEFLTMMARKMKDTDSEAEIAEAFKVFDRNGDGKISAAELRHVLTSIGEKLSDADVDQMIKEADTNNDGEIDIQEFTQLLAAK; via the exons ATG GCTGAGAAATTATCCGAACAACAGATTGCTGAATTCAGAGAGGCTTTCTCCTTATTCGATAAGGATAAGGATGGCAAGATCACAACCAAGGAATTGGGTACTGTGATGAGATCCTTGGGCCAAAACCCATCTGAAAGTGAATTGACAGACATGATAAACGAAGTCGATGTGAATAGCGATGGCTCTGTCGACTTCCCAGAATTCTTGACCATGATGGCCAGAAAGATGAAGGATACAGACTCTGAAGCTGAAATTGCTGAAGCCTTCAAGGTATTTGATAGAAACGGGGACGGCAAGATCAGCGCTGCTGAGTTGAGACATGTGTTAACCTCAATTGGTGAAAAGTTGTCCGACGCAGACGTTGACCAAATGATCAAGGAGGCTGACACCAACAACGATGGCGAAATTGATATCCAAGAATTTACTCAATTGTTAGCTGCTAAATAA